In Levilactobacillus brevis, a single genomic region encodes these proteins:
- a CDS encoding YlxR family protein codes for MKQRKIPMRKDIVTGEMAPKKQLVRVVRNQDQEVSVDPTGKQSGRGAYIALDVDIAKRAKKERTFDHVFGVKIDDSFYDDLIAYVDHQQARRELFDND; via the coding sequence ATGAAACAACGGAAGATCCCCATGCGTAAGGATATTGTCACTGGGGAAATGGCACCAAAGAAGCAATTGGTTCGGGTTGTGCGTAACCAGGACCAAGAAGTTAGTGTCGATCCTACCGGTAAGCAATCCGGCCGTGGTGCCTACATCGCTTTGGATGTGGACATTGCTAAGCGTGCCAAGAAGGAACGGACTTTCGATCACGTCTTTGGCGTGAAGATTGACGATTCGTTCTACGATGACTTAATTGCTTACGTGGATCACCAAC
- the nusA gene encoding transcription termination factor NusA, translated as MSKELLGALDVLETEKGIQKSVVIDALEAALVSAYKRNYDQAQNVEVQFDQKKGDIHVFAVKKVVDQVYDSRLEVSLDDALAISKGYEIGDDIKFEVTPKNFGRIAAQTAKQVILQRVREAERNIIYDQYSQYENEIITGEVERQDSRFVYVSLGKVEAVMGRQDQMPNETYRIHDKIKVYVTRVENATKGPQVFVSRTHADLLKRLFEQEVPEIFDGTVEIMAIAREAGDRAKVAVRSNNPDIDPVGTSVGPRGQRVQTIVNELGGENMDIVEWTDDEAKFIANALNPAEVLDVIFDPNNERACQVIVPDYQLSLAIGKRGQNARLAAKLTGYKIDIKSESEASAIMEADQAAEEQPASDEDVPAESPVEESTDTSTAAEATTDDAATDAPADVDETSDASADDSSAE; from the coding sequence ATGAGTAAAGAATTATTAGGTGCCCTTGACGTCCTGGAGACGGAGAAGGGTATCCAGAAATCGGTCGTTATTGACGCCTTGGAGGCAGCCTTAGTGTCTGCTTACAAGCGGAACTACGACCAGGCCCAAAACGTTGAAGTTCAATTCGACCAAAAGAAGGGCGACATCCACGTTTTTGCCGTGAAGAAGGTCGTTGACCAAGTCTACGATTCACGCTTGGAAGTCAGCTTAGACGACGCCTTAGCCATCAGTAAGGGTTACGAAATCGGCGATGACATCAAGTTTGAAGTGACCCCCAAGAACTTTGGACGGATCGCTGCTCAGACGGCTAAACAGGTCATCTTACAGCGGGTGCGCGAAGCAGAACGGAACATCATTTACGATCAATACAGCCAGTATGAAAATGAAATCATCACTGGTGAAGTTGAACGCCAGGATTCCCGGTTTGTTTACGTGAGCCTAGGCAAGGTCGAGGCCGTCATGGGCCGTCAAGACCAAATGCCTAACGAAACGTACCGGATTCATGATAAGATTAAGGTCTACGTTACCCGCGTGGAAAATGCCACGAAGGGTCCGCAAGTCTTCGTGAGTCGGACTCACGCTGATTTGTTGAAGCGCTTGTTCGAACAAGAAGTGCCTGAAATCTTTGACGGGACCGTTGAAATCATGGCCATCGCACGTGAAGCCGGTGACCGGGCTAAGGTTGCGGTTCGCTCCAACAACCCTGACATCGACCCCGTGGGGACCAGTGTTGGGCCTCGGGGACAACGGGTTCAGACCATCGTTAACGAACTCGGTGGCGAGAACATGGATATCGTGGAATGGACGGATGACGAAGCGAAGTTCATCGCCAACGCCCTGAACCCCGCCGAAGTTTTGGACGTCATCTTCGATCCGAACAACGAACGGGCTTGCCAAGTCATCGTGCCGGACTATCAACTGTCACTGGCCATTGGGAAACGGGGACAAAATGCCCGTTTAGCCGCTAAATTGACCGGTTACAAGATTGATATCAAATCAGAATCCGAAGCTTCTGCTATAATGGAAGCTGACCAGGCTGCTGAGGAACAACCAGCGTCTGACGAGGATGTTCCAGCAGAGTCGCCGGTTGAGGAATCGACCGATACGTCGACTGCAGCTGAAGCAACGACTGATGATGCCGCAACGGACGCACCAGCTGATGTTGACGAAACAAGTGACGCCTCGGCTGACGATTCATCAGCTGAATAA